The following are encoded in a window of Chryseobacterium sp. genomic DNA:
- a CDS encoding ABC transporter permease subunit, producing MNKIARFILFDILKNKTVIFYTVLLFIISWSVLGLENNYTKATLSLLNVVLLVVPLVSIIFSTIYVYNSSQFIELLLSQPVSRVKVWSNIFLGLSTALVLAFLLGCGIPILLYSSIETGFSLILIGILLSVIFTSFAMLAAIGSRDRAKGIGISIFIWIFFSIIYDGILLIMMFQFADYPIEGIMATLAGLNPVGLSRIFVLLQLNISAMLGYSGAVFQQVFGSGGGMGVSMLVLLIWATVPFVLSLIKFNRKDL from the coding sequence ATGAACAAGATCGCACGCTTCATCCTTTTTGATATCCTAAAGAACAAAACCGTTATCTTTTACACGGTCCTGCTTTTCATTATTTCCTGGTCGGTGCTGGGGCTGGAAAACAATTATACCAAGGCTACGCTAAGCCTGCTTAATGTGGTTCTTCTGGTCGTACCCCTGGTAAGCATTATTTTTTCAACAATATATGTGTACAACAGCAGTCAGTTTATCGAACTGCTCCTCAGTCAGCCAGTTTCGCGGGTGAAGGTTTGGTCCAACATCTTCCTGGGGCTTTCTACAGCGCTGGTGCTGGCCTTCCTGCTGGGCTGCGGGATTCCTATACTGCTTTATTCTTCCATTGAAACCGGTTTTTCACTTATCCTGATCGGTATTTTACTGTCTGTCATCTTTACTTCCTTTGCCATGCTGGCAGCTATTGGCAGCCGCGACCGCGCCAAGGGTATTGGTATCTCAATCTTTATCTGGATTTTCTTCAGTATTATTTACGACGGTATCCTGCTGATTATGATGTTTCAGTTTGCCGATTATCCTATTGAGGGCATCATGGCCACACTGGCCGGACTCAATCCTGTAGGTTTGTCACGTATTTTCGTTCTACTTCAGCTTAATATATCAGCCATGCTGGGATATTCCGGTGCGGTTTTCCAGCAGGTTTTCGGTTCGGGAGGCGGTATGGGTGTATCAATGCTTGTACTCCTTATCTGGGCTACCGTACCCTTTGTTTTGTCACTGATAAAGTTTAACAGAAAAGATCTGTAG
- a CDS encoding ABC transporter ATP-binding protein, whose translation MIEIQNLTKKFNRFTALENLNLSFTNGKSIALIGPNGCGKTTLIKCILGLNVIETGDILVGGKSVKEDFHYRKDIGYMPQIGRYPENMTINQTISMIRDTRNIQESELDTELLEAFELSKIFDKKMGNLSGGTTQKVSAVLAFMFDPKIIILDEPTAGLDPLASEILKNKIIKERKRGKLIIITSHLLSELDDIVSEIVFMNEGKVIVQQSVEDLMTEHRSERISESIISILKEMKK comes from the coding sequence ATGATAGAGATACAAAACCTCACTAAAAAATTCAACAGATTTACCGCACTCGAAAACCTGAATCTATCGTTTACCAACGGTAAATCGATTGCGCTGATTGGGCCTAACGGCTGCGGTAAAACTACCCTTATAAAATGCATCCTGGGACTTAATGTTATTGAAACCGGCGACATTCTGGTGGGTGGCAAAAGTGTAAAAGAAGATTTCCATTATCGAAAAGATATTGGCTATATGCCACAGATCGGAAGGTATCCTGAGAATATGACCATTAACCAGACCATCAGTATGATCCGCGATACCCGGAATATTCAGGAGTCAGAGTTGGACACGGAACTTCTGGAAGCCTTCGAGCTCAGCAAAATATTCGACAAGAAGATGGGAAACCTCTCCGGAGGAACCACCCAGAAGGTGAGTGCGGTGCTGGCGTTTATGTTCGATCCTAAAATCATCATCCTGGACGAGCCTACTGCGGGACTGGACCCGCTGGCTTCTGAGATTCTCAAAAACAAGATCATCAAAGAAAGGAAGAGGGGTAAACTCATCATCATCACTTCCCACCTGCTTAGTGAACTGGATGATATCGTGAGCGAAATTGTATTTATGAATGAGGGCAAAGTTATTGTTCAGCAGTCCGTGGAAGACCTTATGACTGAGCATAGATCGGAACGGATATCAGAGTCCATCATCAGCATCCTAAAAGAAATGAAAAAATGA
- a CDS encoding Crp/Fnr family transcriptional regulator codes for MFTKEILQKNKIPKHIYKKKDVLFRENERASSLFYLLEGEVKIYNTDCEGKEFLITKVTDHQFMGEPPFLLNERYPATANIASDTALVYIFSQELFRKFLDENPDYQFEFLKEVAKKAYDKTIKLKSIVHQNPCERITAFLRIHKKSCGIEEHEKTIIDVTRKELANSTGLAIETVIRTVKRMERENKIELINHKIYF; via the coding sequence ATGTTCACTAAAGAAATCCTCCAGAAAAATAAGATTCCGAAGCATATCTATAAAAAAAAGGATGTCCTTTTCCGGGAAAATGAACGGGCTTCTTCCCTATTCTACCTGCTGGAGGGCGAGGTTAAGATTTATAATACAGACTGCGAAGGCAAGGAATTCCTGATTACCAAGGTGACAGACCACCAGTTCATGGGCGAACCGCCCTTCCTGCTGAACGAGAGGTATCCGGCAACGGCCAATATTGCCAGCGATACTGCACTTGTCTATATTTTCAGCCAGGAACTCTTCCGGAAATTTCTGGATGAGAATCCGGATTATCAGTTTGAATTCCTGAAAGAAGTTGCCAAAAAAGCTTATGACAAAACCATCAAACTGAAATCAATCGTGCACCAGAATCCCTGCGAACGCATTACCGCTTTCCTCAGAATCCATAAGAAGAGCTGCGGCATTGAAGAGCACGAGAAAACAATCATCGATGTCACACGCAAGGAGCTGGCAAATTCTACGGGGCTGGCCATAGAGACCGTTATCCGGACTGTAAAAAGGATGGAAAGGGAAAACAAAATTGAACTCATCAACCATAAAATCTACTTCTGA
- a CDS encoding fasciclin domain-containing protein — protein sequence MKKSIALGLLAFAVISCVKNESAATKTEISGSEITGAGQDAVKDDVSSPNIVQLAAGNPDLSTLVTAVKAAGLTTSLSNAGPFTVFAPLNSAFDKLPAGTVEGLLKPEQADDLSDVLGYHTYVGVIKEEYMSDGQTLGMVNGKSIKITMVDGKPVINGKARIVGAVPASNGIVYAVDEVLLPE from the coding sequence ATGAAAAAAAGTATTGCATTAGGGTTGCTCGCATTTGCAGTGATTTCCTGCGTAAAAAATGAGTCCGCAGCAACGAAAACTGAAATTTCCGGCAGTGAAATCACTGGCGCCGGGCAGGACGCCGTAAAGGATGATGTTTCCAGTCCGAATATTGTCCAGTTGGCTGCCGGAAATCCCGACTTGTCCACGCTGGTTACAGCCGTAAAGGCTGCAGGTCTTACAACTTCTCTAAGTAACGCAGGACCCTTCACTGTTTTTGCGCCATTAAACTCGGCTTTTGATAAACTGCCCGCCGGAACGGTGGAAGGGCTGCTGAAACCGGAGCAGGCAGATGACCTTTCGGATGTATTGGGCTATCATACCTACGTGGGTGTAATAAAAGAAGAATATATGAGTGACGGACAGACCCTGGGAATGGTGAACGGAAAAAGCATAAAAATAACAATGGTGGACGGTAAACCGGTGATTAATGGTAAAGCGCGCATTGTGGGGGCGGTGCCGGCCTCCAACGGTATTGTATATGCCGTGGATGAGGTTTTACTGCCTGAATAG